The DNA segment CGGAAGGTCCATTTGCAAGACGACTTTATTACACTATCCATCAAGGTGGTGCTCGGTGGTGTGCGCCAAGATAAACACTGGCGAATCTTATTTGCGTTTTGTGGTAGTGCTAGTACACTTCCACTTCCGCGAATTGATTACACTTCCGCGTAGAGAGCGATAAATAGTATTAAAAGCGGTTCCCTTCTTACTCTTCAACGGAATCGATTGGCCATTTGCAGGAATCGATACGCTCACAGAGCGACGGTTCATCGTGATCTTGAAGGTTAGCCGTGTCCGTATGCTTGCGGAGCGCAGTGCAGTTTGCATTCATTCGAGTGCAGTCGGGCAGCAACATCGAGACCAAGCTGGGTGTGCTGCAGCCAACTTTGTGATGGCATTAAACAGTGTAGAGaccttttattttttgtcttcCGAACAGACTACAGCGTCATTAACGGCAAGCACCGGTCCTACAGAGGAAATAGTAGTTTAATTTCCGTTAAAGTGTTTAAAGTAAACAGTGCCGAGTGACTGTAAAGTTGAAAAGTACGATTCGCTATAACAACGATCTGCTGAAGTGATTCGCTTTAGCGATAAGAAACTGCAAATACATCGTTCGAGGGCTGAGTGAAGTTATACAATCAAAAGCCCTCCACCGATCGCCCTTCCTGTCCAGTGCTTCACAAGTTCTTCCCCGGTTTTGTACCGAGTGCATTGGACGAGCGTCCAACTATCCGGACTTTGTTGGAACAGTTTCAACAGTTTCGAGCCAAACAGATGGGTTTCGTCTGGATGGGTATGCTACAGCTGGGCATGATCTTTGGCGCTACGTACGGTATCATCAAAAGGTAATGAAAAgtgtacccccccccccccctgtacTGTGTCACCGTGTACACATCACGCCGCTATTATCATCGTTCTTTTGTAGCGAAATCCATTTTACGGTCCGTGGTGTACTTTGGATTTACTAGCAATGTGATGTAAAGTTTTACAGTTGCACCACTTTCCTTTTCATTGTCATTTGTGGTAATGGTTTGAATAAAAAGCAAgggcaataaaataaattccttcccccccccccccctcaaatTATCATTGCTGTGCTTCTTCGTAAACCCGAGTCATAGGTTGCATAGCCGAGTATGTTCTGTTCATTATGTAGGCATAACGTGACCATTGTTGAAGGTGATCATTCAAGTTCATATTAATTGAGGACAATGTTAGTCTGCTGGCAGTAATTTCGTTTATTTAGATCACTGATTTTCTACGTTAGTTGCCGAGTGCAGTTAAGAGCTCTAGAATCGTTTATGCGATCTGACAAACAGTTGGTATTTTACAAAGTTTATATTGTacttttttgcaaaaatactATTCATCACTtcttgaattttgtttccactagttttgttaatttatgtATAAGACTGTGCATCGCAAGACAACGGTACACAAGAACTCAAAACACTTCCGGTGAATAATTCGTACCATTATTGTCATCACTACCTACCATTACAGGAACGCTTACAGTCGAGGAGGTGTACAAAGACCGCGACCAGTTCGCGGCACTGGTGCGCGAGGTCGCGGCCCCTGACGTCGGCAGGATGGGCATCGAGATATTGTCCTTTACGATCAAGGACGTGTACGACGATGTCCAGTACCTGCAGTCGCTCGGTAAGGCGCAGACGGCGAGCGTGAAGCGCGACGCTGATGCGGGTGTTGCCGAGGCTAATCGTGACGCCGGCATACGGGAGGCCGAGTGCGAGAAGAGCGCCATGGACGTCAAGTACTCAACCGACACCAAGATCGAGGACAACGCACGCATGTACAAGCTGCAGAAGGCAAACTTTGATCAGGAAATTAACACGGCGGTAAGGCTGGCAGGCTCTTTCTAGCAGCATTCATCGATACCATGAAGCTAACatcgtttcttgtttttttcttctggttTTTGCATCTCCCAGAAAGCAGAATCGCAGCTCGCGTACGAACTGCAGGCTGCCAAAATTCGTCAGCGCATCCGTAACGAGGAAATTCAGATCGATATCGTAGAGCGCCGCAAGCAGATCGAGATCGAAACGCAGGAAATCAATCGCAAGGATTGCGAACTGAACGCCACGGTGAAGCTGCCGGCGGAGGCGGAGAGTTACCGCGTGCAAGCGATTGCTGAGGGCAAACGCACGCAAACGGTCGAAAGTGCACGGGCCGAGGCAGAGCGCATCAAGAAGATCGGATCGGCGGAAGCGTACGCCATCGAGCAGGTCGGAAAAGCGGAAGCGGAACGGATGCGTATGAAGGCGAACGTATACAAGATGTACGGCGATGCGGCCATCATGAATATCGTGCTCGAATCACTGCCTAAGGTACTGCGTTAAACTGACTACCATGTTATGCAAACCTCCGATTGGAAATTCTGATGCGTTGTCTAAAGCGTTAGGATTTTTAATAGAGTACGAAACTGTGACGATAGTATTAGACTGCAGGAGATAATCAACTCATTCTGTGTGTAGTGTGCGACCAATAACATGGAAATCTGCATCATCAAGTGTTGTATCGATTGAAGCTGTTGTATCGTCACAGCTACtacatgtgtttttttgtctgaaACGTAATTACAACGTTGCACTACATTAAGCGATCTAGGCGTTGAACTGGACTAAAAACTCACCTTCAGGACACAtattgagaacatttttggcagagcaaacaaaatgttAGGTTTCGTTATCTGAAAATCTACTGAATTTAGAGATCCTTTGTTTTTAAAGACATTGTATAATGTCTATTCCGATCCATTCTTGAGTTCAGCTGTGTAGTGTGGTGTTCTCAAAGAATAAGGCTCTGTGCGAAAATTGAATCTGTGCAACGTAGATTTACTAGAGTTGCGGTTCGTTGCCTCCCTTGGATGGGAAGTTTTAATATGCCTGACTACCGCACGCGATGTGTGTTGCTTGGGCTGCAATCTTTTGAACATCGCCGAAAAGTTGTACAaagttgtgtgtttgtaggcAAGCTGTTGAAGCATCAGATTGACGGTCTTGAGCTGCTAAAACATATCCCCATTTACGTACCAGCCAGAACTCATAGACAACAtacatttttgcaaaatgaGTATAGGAGAACTTTAGCCTCATACAACGACCCTCTCTTGACAATGTGTAGACTGTAGACAATGTGTTCAATTCTCATTTCGAATCATTTGACTTTCATTTGACTACACAAAGCTTTAAAACTAGGATATTAAATTCGTACGCACTCGCGGTCGAAACAAATgtcgaaataaataaataaataaataaataaatgaataactTATTTCTCATCTCCTTTTTTTCAGATCGCAGCTGAAGTTGCGGCGCCATTGGCGAAGACAGAAGAGATCGTTCTGATCGGTGGCAACGATCAAACGACGGGCGATGTGACGCGTCTCGTTGGACAGCTGCCTCCAGCCATCAATGCCCTGACCGGGGTTGACCTATCGAAGGTGCTGGGCAAGATACCCGGGGCGAAAGCATAATAAGGCGAACAGGCGAACGCATGAAACCCCGACATCCTGGGCACGACATCTTGAAAGCAAAAGTGCACTCACTCTAGCGAACACAGACGAACGAAACTATGCTTCTGTCTCATAACGTCACTGTTAGGAAGACGAGCGGAAGAAAACGAACTATCTCTTTTGCAGCGTTTACCTTCGGTACCGTACAGAACGAAATCTACCAGTCCATCTACTACAGCAACCTCGATCGATATTTCTATGATATTCTTATTACACTTGCATCACTTTGCTGCGCAGTTATTGCAACGTGAATCTTGATTACATTATCGTTTCATGGTTATGGGATCTATTGCTTTTATTCTacgttttattttagtttttgcctTCCGTTACATGTTAATTCTTTTGTATTGCACACGATGATTGAACGCAAAGCATTGCGTTCGGTAGCCTGGAAATGCACGAGACGAGATCGCCGCGGCCGCGTCCAACGTGTATAATAGTTCAAGCGTCAAATCCTCCATACTTGCTATCACGCTCGCTATTCCGCTGAGGTACTCAACTTCAGCATTTCAGCGTTTCCGCGCTAGCCGGTAGCCGTAACTGGATTGATAACCGAGCTATACGCGTTTGACCGCGGCTGCGGTGAACTTGCTATTTCTAGCCTTATTCAGTTAGAtagttttctgtttttgtttttctcactTGACGTAACGAATATCCTGTTTAAAGCATGCCATATATTGGCTTGCTAATATTAACTACTGTGTTTAACACGCTAGACCAGTCAGACGAAGGGTCGATCCCCCGCACCAGTGCGTGAATCAAAAGAGGCCAAGAGTCCTCAGCACACCCGTATGGGATCGACTGGAACTGGAGCGAACACTTTCTCTATATTCTTTTCGCATGCTGCAATATCATGTTAATCACTAGGGTGAGGGATAAATTggtttcaaaaaaaaattataaacatcACATTTATTGAGTTGCGTACTCCATATAACGCAAGATTTCAAACCTACTTTATATCGCTTCTTTATCGCCAGAATCGTTGCAAGTGAAGCCACAAGCTTAAATCGTTCtaatggtgatgatgctgaGAAAATTAATAGATTTCCTTGAATTTAtctcaaacaaattaaatggtTTTCTATAGTTTGATGCAAGAACAAAACATTAcacaatttaaaaagaaacaccaACGTAAACATAATTTCTCAAATAGATACATCTTTTCGAAAACGGAGAAAAAAGATAAACGACAAATTATAcgcaaaacgaacaaaaatcTAGAGGACTCATGTCGCAAAAAGAACAATGGAATTCTGTGTTCAGTTTTGGATCAACATTATATTGTAAAGCCTGTCCAAACAAGTTGAACCTTTAAAGAaaatttgaagtaaaatattaaaacaaaacgcgTTGAGCAACAGTTAAAACAATTGAGGAGGTTAGTTCTAGGCAAATTGAATTCCGTTTCTTAGCGACATttatgaagaaaaaataaataaaacagctTTGTTCGTACtattaatgtaaaaaatgaaattttcaccCAAGTTTTGTACAACAATTGTAGCATATTAATTTCGAAAATTTACCATCGCAggaattatttttctttctcggATTTTCATTCAATACGGTCAGTAAATTCGTTGGTGGGTGGTAAATTCCGCAATGAATCCAGGACTATTTACACATTCGTACGCGTTGCCCTGCTGTAAAGTGTGCAAACCAAATGCCTAccaacatttttgttgcttctcaAAGACTATACTAAGAAATGGAGAAAAGTCCACCATCCATATTTACTAGCAAAGccacaaataaacaaatttctCCAACTATAGCAGCGGTTCGGCCGACGGGTCCGGGACAGGAAGATAGTATACACACAACACTACTTACATCTGTATAAATCCCATACTATCATATGCAAGTAGCGAAcgtaacacatacacaactaCAGAtacacaaacaag comes from the Anopheles coluzzii chromosome 2, AcolN3, whole genome shotgun sequence genome and includes:
- the LOC120952522 gene encoding flotillin-2 isoform X1, giving the protein MGNIHTVGPNEALIVSGGCCGSTKKRTIVGGWAWAWWLVTDVQRLSLEVMTLNPMCEMVETAQGVPLTVTGVAQCKIMKMMNVYYFHHQADELLGTASEQFLGKSVKEIKMTILQTLEGHLRAILGTLTVEEVYKDRDQFAALVREVAAPDVGRMGIEILSFTIKDVYDDVQYLQSLGKAQTASVKRDADAGVAEANRDAGIREAECEKSAMDVKYSTDTKIEDNARMYKLQKANFDQEINTAKAESQLAYELQAAKIRQRIRNEEIQIDIVERRKQIEIETQEINRKDCELNATVKLPAEAESYRVQAIAEGKRTQTVESARAEAERIKKIGSAEAYAIEQVGKAEAERMRMKANVYKMYGDAAIMNIVLESLPKIAAEVAAPLAKTEEIVLIGGNDQTTGDVTRLVGQLPPAINALTGVDLSKVLGKIPGAKA
- the LOC120952522 gene encoding flotillin-2 isoform X2 → MGNIHTVGPNEALIVSGGCCGSTKKRTIVGGWAWAWWLVTDVQRLSLEVMTLNPMCEMVETAQGVPLTVTGVAQCKIMKADELLGTASEQFLGKSVKEIKMTILQTLEGHLRAILGTLTVEEVYKDRDQFAALVREVAAPDVGRMGIEILSFTIKDVYDDVQYLQSLGKAQTASVKRDADAGVAEANRDAGIREAECEKSAMDVKYSTDTKIEDNARMYKLQKANFDQEINTAKAESQLAYELQAAKIRQRIRNEEIQIDIVERRKQIEIETQEINRKDCELNATVKLPAEAESYRVQAIAEGKRTQTVESARAEAERIKKIGSAEAYAIEQVGKAEAERMRMKANVYKMYGDAAIMNIVLESLPKIAAEVAAPLAKTEEIVLIGGNDQTTGDVTRLVGQLPPAINALTGVDLSKVLGKIPGAKA
- the LOC120952522 gene encoding flotillin-2 isoform X3, with the protein product MGIEILSFTIKDVYDDVQYLQSLGKAQTASVKRDADAGVAEANRDAGIREAECEKSAMDVKYSTDTKIEDNARMYKLQKANFDQEINTAKAESQLAYELQAAKIRQRIRNEEIQIDIVERRKQIEIETQEINRKDCELNATVKLPAEAESYRVQAIAEGKRTQTVESARAEAERIKKIGSAEAYAIEQVGKAEAERMRMKANVYKMYGDAAIMNIVLESLPKIAAEVAAPLAKTEEIVLIGGNDQTTGDVTRLVGQLPPAINALTGVDLSKVLGKIPGAKA